One window of Acidobacteriota bacterium genomic DNA carries:
- a CDS encoding UbiA family prenyltransferase: MNDRAAAGGAAAYLRVTRPFTLLPPLLGVVSGAITAWGSDANPQRLAGLDPQLTVSIVLTVALGSLCAGILNAASNVINQYYDIENDRLNKPHRPLVTGVIPMRSGFLYALVLYALAVIPTWWVVVFPYEGLTARLFSPLETHECFFIYLAGMLFTFVYSAPFAGRTKAHTYLANLTIAVPRGCLLKVAGWSMVASVLRFEPWFIGIVFFLFLLGAASTKDFSDMKGDEVAGCTTLPIRFGVVRAARIISPFFVVPWLLIPVGAWMSDPFAPGQTILTGNPWLLTTLGIVLVVWGTYTVSLILKDPQALAESENHPSWTHMYLMMMAAQVGFAVAYLVP, translated from the coding sequence GTGAACGATCGCGCCGCAGCCGGTGGAGCGGCTGCCTACCTAAGAGTCACCCGCCCATTCACGCTACTCCCACCGCTCCTGGGAGTGGTCTCCGGCGCGATAACGGCCTGGGGTTCCGACGCAAACCCACAGCGCCTTGCCGGTCTCGACCCACAACTCACGGTGAGCATCGTGCTTACGGTGGCGTTGGGATCGCTCTGTGCGGGGATACTGAACGCGGCGTCAAATGTCATTAATCAATACTACGATATCGAGAATGACCGGCTAAACAAGCCACATCGACCGCTTGTAACGGGTGTCATCCCCATGCGGTCCGGTTTCCTCTACGCCCTCGTTCTCTACGCCCTGGCAGTCATTCCGACGTGGTGGGTGGTGGTCTTTCCGTACGAGGGACTGACCGCGCGCCTGTTCTCGCCGCTAGAAACCCACGAGTGCTTCTTCATCTATCTCGCTGGAATGTTGTTCACATTCGTATACAGCGCGCCGTTTGCCGGACGCACGAAGGCGCACACGTATCTTGCGAATCTCACGATCGCCGTGCCGCGAGGCTGTTTGCTGAAGGTCGCGGGTTGGTCGATGGTGGCATCCGTCCTTCGATTTGAACCGTGGTTCATCGGCATCGTGTTCTTCCTATTCTTGCTGGGTGCCGCATCGACCAAGGACTTTTCCGACATGAAAGGCGACGAGGTCGCGGGCTGTACAACGCTTCCCATTCGATTCGGAGTCGTACGTGCCGCTCGGATCATTTCGCCGTTCTTTGTCGTGCCCTGGTTGTTGATTCCGGTCGGAGCGTGGATGTCCGACCCGTTCGCACCGGGACAGACGATTCTTACGGGGAATCCGTGGTTGCTGACGACGCTCGGAATCGTGCTGGTCGTCTGGGGGACCTACACGGTCTCCCTGATCTTGAAGGACCCGCAGGCCCTCGCCGAGAGCGAGAACCACCCGTCCTGGACTCACATGTACCTGATGATGATGGCGGCGCAGGTCGGTTTCGCGGTGGCGTACCTCGTCCCCTGA
- a CDS encoding DUF92 domain-containing protein codes for MTPLGTELTRKAVHIGMGGGAFLLRWLTPVQAAGIAVIAILFNLFLVHRMTGGRLLRPEERQRRFSMGIAVYPMAVLALILIFHNRLELAAACWILLAFGDGMASVIGRVVRGPQLPWNAEKSWSGFLAFILYGGLGAAVVIRWTQAAIADVVAGSGNVADIGQSFVAATMADGSVNETIWLLVACVVCATIVGFVESLDTGIDDNILVTLFGASAFALATLVEPGRLVAGASASSWQFAIGLAVNIPLALVAMAVGGVGRSGAIAGGLIGTLLWGFAGWPAWLLLLTFFVLGTLSTKLGFSRKSALGIAQERGGRRGAGNAIANASVPVVCGFLAFSTGRTDLYLIALAAAFATAAFDTVSSEIGQAYGRRHFLVTSLRRVPPGTEGAVSVEGTLAGLLGAALVAVVGWISGLHGIYASIAVIGGAFVGTTFESYLGATLERVQRIDNELVNFANTAVGALTAVLVMRFLPLS; via the coding sequence GTGACTCCTCTCGGAACGGAGTTGACCCGCAAGGCGGTTCACATCGGGATGGGCGGTGGTGCCTTCCTGCTTCGCTGGTTGACACCCGTGCAAGCTGCCGGGATCGCCGTGATCGCCATTCTCTTCAACCTGTTCCTCGTCCACCGCATGACCGGTGGTCGTCTCCTCCGCCCCGAGGAGCGTCAACGCCGATTCTCGATGGGGATCGCGGTCTATCCGATGGCAGTCCTGGCGCTGATCCTGATCTTCCACAACCGCCTCGAATTGGCCGCCGCCTGCTGGATCCTGTTGGCCTTCGGAGACGGCATGGCGTCGGTCATCGGTCGGGTCGTTCGTGGCCCGCAGCTGCCGTGGAATGCCGAGAAGAGCTGGAGTGGCTTTCTTGCTTTCATCCTGTACGGCGGACTCGGCGCGGCGGTCGTGATTCGCTGGACCCAGGCCGCGATCGCGGACGTCGTGGCGGGTAGCGGGAACGTCGCGGACATCGGACAGTCGTTCGTCGCGGCGACGATGGCGGACGGGTCAGTCAACGAGACGATCTGGTTGCTGGTGGCATGCGTTGTCTGCGCGACGATCGTCGGATTCGTGGAGTCCCTCGATACGGGCATCGACGACAACATCCTCGTGACGCTCTTCGGCGCATCGGCCTTCGCTCTGGCGACGCTGGTCGAGCCGGGAAGACTGGTGGCCGGCGCTTCAGCGTCGAGTTGGCAATTCGCGATCGGCCTCGCGGTCAATATTCCGCTGGCGTTGGTCGCGATGGCCGTCGGGGGAGTGGGCCGATCCGGAGCGATCGCGGGTGGGTTGATCGGGACCCTGCTCTGGGGATTCGCCGGTTGGCCGGCCTGGCTACTCTTGCTGACATTCTTCGTGCTTGGAACGCTCTCGACGAAGCTCGGCTTCTCTCGGAAGAGCGCCCTGGGCATCGCACAGGAGCGAGGGGGGCGTCGGGGCGCCGGCAACGCGATTGCCAATGCTTCGGTGCCCGTTGTCTGTGGTTTCCTGGCGTTCAGTACGGGACGGACCGACCTGTATCTCATCGCTCTGGCCGCAGCGTTCGCCACGGCGGCATTCGATACGGTCTCGTCGGAGATCGGTCAGGCCTACGGCCGCCGACATTTCCTGGTGACGTCCCTGCGTCGGGTGCCGCCGGGAACCGAGGGTGCGGTCTCGGTCGAAGGAACACTTGCCGGACTCCTCGGCGCAGCCCTGGTGGCGGTGGTTGGCTGGATCAGCGGACTCCATGGCATCTACGCGTCGATCGCGGTGATCGGTGGTGCATTTGTCGGCACCACGTTTGAGTCCTACCTGGGGGCGACTCTGGAGAGGGTGCAGCGGATCGACAACGAGCTTGTCAATTTCGCGAATACGGCCGTCGGTGCTTTGACAGCTGTTCTCGTGATGCGATTCTTGCCGTTGTCGTAA
- the grpE gene encoding nucleotide exchange factor GrpE: MSNDVEEEGAEEFKVKDRRHWADEDGLGDEDLAETAAPATPTIIDEYRDRTERAEQKLQDYIDAFKGFKDEQEQVRARLDRDVNRRVALKFGELVASLLESLDELDLALRHAEGIEAARPLAEGIAMTRRRFLQTLESHGVQPITPDGEPFDPNVAEALRVDAVDRSDAHDRVTETLRTGYRLGDLVIRPARVAVGRHG, from the coding sequence ATGAGTAACGACGTCGAAGAAGAGGGCGCCGAGGAGTTCAAGGTCAAGGATCGCCGTCACTGGGCGGACGAGGATGGACTCGGCGACGAGGACCTGGCGGAAACTGCCGCCCCTGCCACACCGACGATCATCGATGAATACCGTGATCGAACGGAGCGCGCCGAGCAGAAGCTCCAGGACTACATTGACGCGTTCAAGGGGTTCAAGGACGAGCAGGAACAGGTTCGAGCGCGCCTCGATCGCGACGTGAATCGTCGCGTCGCGTTGAAGTTCGGGGAGCTGGTCGCAAGTCTCCTGGAGTCCCTGGACGAACTGGATCTCGCGCTTCGCCATGCGGAGGGCATCGAGGCGGCCAGGCCACTCGCAGAAGGGATCGCGATGACACGTCGACGCTTCCTCCAGACTCTCGAGAGCCACGGAGTGCAACCGATCACCCCCGACGGTGAGCCCTTCGACCCCAATGTCGCCGAGGCACTGCGCGTGGACGCGGTCGATCGATCCGATGCTCACGACCGTGTTACGGAGACGCTTCGCACGGGCTATCGACTCGGAGACCTCGTGATTAGACCCGCCCGCGTCGCCGTGGGTCGTCACGGGTGA